One part of the Rhodococcus oxybenzonivorans genome encodes these proteins:
- a CDS encoding NAD-dependent epimerase/dehydratase family protein, translating into MSNIEIVTGAGPVGATVAQQLAEQGRRVRLLTRSGSGPEHPLIERRAVDVSDPSAVHAAFEGAAAVYHCIHAAYTAEAWERTLPAAEHTVLEAAGEVGAVVVFPESLYSYDTEQQPMTETTPRTATTGKRGIRARLLDARAASSTPTVSVVASDFFGPQVLSAHAGERMVPVVLAGKTMRVLGSADTPHSFTFVPDLAAAMIVAAHDRDLWNSVLHAPTAPAVTQRQMVQAYADAAGVPAPKVSALPGWVLRTAGRLHEGSRELAEMMYQFENPFVMDSSASEQRLGLKPTPLPEAAEQTVQWWRERSLAQAG; encoded by the coding sequence ATGTCGAACATCGAAATCGTCACCGGCGCGGGACCCGTCGGCGCGACAGTGGCACAGCAGCTCGCAGAACAGGGGCGACGCGTCCGCCTGCTCACCCGCTCCGGAAGCGGTCCGGAACACCCGCTGATCGAGCGAAGGGCGGTCGACGTATCCGACCCCTCGGCCGTGCATGCAGCTTTCGAGGGGGCCGCCGCCGTCTACCACTGCATTCACGCCGCCTATACCGCCGAGGCGTGGGAGCGCACCCTCCCCGCGGCGGAGCACACCGTTCTGGAGGCGGCGGGAGAGGTCGGCGCGGTGGTCGTGTTTCCGGAAAGCCTCTACTCCTACGACACCGAACAGCAGCCCATGACCGAAACCACGCCGCGCACCGCCACGACGGGAAAGCGCGGAATCCGTGCCCGGCTGCTCGACGCTCGCGCCGCCTCCTCGACCCCCACCGTCAGTGTCGTCGCCTCCGACTTCTTCGGTCCGCAGGTGCTCAGCGCCCACGCCGGCGAGCGCATGGTCCCGGTTGTGCTCGCCGGCAAGACGATGCGCGTCCTGGGCTCTGCCGACACGCCCCACTCCTTCACCTTCGTCCCCGACCTCGCGGCGGCGATGATCGTCGCAGCACACGACCGCGACCTGTGGAACTCCGTGTTGCACGCGCCGACGGCCCCCGCGGTGACCCAGCGGCAGATGGTCCAGGCTTACGCCGACGCAGCGGGGGTGCCGGCACCGAAGGTGAGCGCTCTCCCGGGATGGGTTCTCCGGACGGCAGGCCGCCTCCACGAGGGGTCCCGCGAGCTGGCGGAGATGATGTACCAGTTCGAGAACCCGTTCGTCATGGATTCGAGTGCCAGCGAGCAGCGCCTCGGGCTGAAGCCGACGCCACTGCCTGAGGCCGCAGAGCAGACCGTCCAGTGGTGGCGGGAGAGGTCCCTCGCACAGGCCGGATAA
- a CDS encoding TetR/AcrR family transcriptional regulator — protein sequence MPATPRERAREQTLQDITRIGREQLAAVGAAALSLRAVARDLGVVSSAVYRYVKSRDELLTLLVVDGYNELGDEVDAAVASAQHPRQQFLALGRAVRAWALREPARYGLLFGSPVPGYDAPGEQTTTPGTRVIYALVRIFDGAYRSGLLDADASAPLDAGLAADLDRIRAELVLTTPDHLLARGVLVWSSLFGAVNFEVFGQYGADTFTDPAALFEHHLAVLADTAGLPPA from the coding sequence ATGCCGGCAACACCACGGGAACGTGCCCGAGAGCAGACGTTGCAGGACATCACCCGAATAGGCCGCGAACAGCTGGCCGCCGTCGGCGCCGCGGCACTGTCGTTGCGAGCGGTGGCCCGGGACCTCGGAGTGGTCTCGTCCGCCGTGTATCGGTACGTGAAGAGCCGCGACGAACTGCTGACCCTGCTCGTCGTCGACGGATACAACGAGCTCGGGGACGAGGTGGACGCCGCAGTCGCGTCCGCGCAACATCCGCGACAGCAGTTCCTGGCCCTGGGCCGCGCGGTACGGGCGTGGGCTCTGCGTGAGCCGGCGCGCTACGGACTACTGTTCGGCAGCCCGGTTCCCGGTTACGACGCCCCTGGCGAACAGACCACGACGCCCGGAACCCGGGTCATCTACGCGCTGGTCCGCATCTTCGACGGTGCCTACCGCTCGGGCCTTCTCGACGCCGACGCGTCCGCCCCCCTCGACGCCGGTCTTGCCGCCGATCTCGACCGGATTCGCGCGGAGCTCGTCCTTACCACTCCCGATCACCTGCTCGCCCGCGGGGTCCTGGTGTGGTCCAGCCTGTTCGGTGCGGTGAACTTCGAGGTCTTCGGTCAGTACGGGGCGGATACGTTCACCGATCCGGCTGCCCTGTTCGAACACCATCTCGCCGTGCTCGCCGACACTGCCGGGCTCCCGCCCGCCTGA
- the leuS gene encoding leucine--tRNA ligase, with amino-acid sequence MTEHAQPANPSDATPQHRYTAELAGQIEQRWQDRWSAEGTFDAPNPVGPLAGPVPADKLFVQDMFPYPSGTGLHVGHPLGYIATDVFARYHRMQGHNVLHTLGYDAFGLPAEQYAVQTGTHPRATTEANIINMKRQLRRLGLGHDERRTFATTDVDFYHWTQWIFLQIHDAWFDKKAGKARRISELEAEFASGERTVEDGRDWQSLSVSEKEAVLDSYRLVYHSDSMVNWCPGLGTVLANEEVTADGRSDRGNFPVFRKHLQQWMMRITAYADRLVDDLEYLDWPEKVKAMQRNWIGRSHGAQVRFQADSHEIEVFTTRPDTLFGATYVTLAPEHDLVDELVAAEWPEGVDPRWTGGAANPAEAVAAYRKSIAAKSDLERQEYKEKTGVFLGTYAVNPVNGRELPVFIADYVLTGYGTGAIMAVPGHDHRDYEFATEFGLDIVEVISGGDLTKDAYTGDGTIVNSDFLNGMTVADAKRVITERLEADGTGKGTIQYKLRDWLFARQRYWGEPFPIVYDADGNAHALPDSMLPVELPEVEDYAPVSFDPDDASSEPSPPLAKAVDWVNVELDLGDGLQTYRRDTNVMPQWAGSSWYQLRYIDPTNQDTFCDKENEQYWTGPRPEIHGPNDPGGVDLYVGGVEHAVLHLLYSRFWHKVLFDLGYVSSSEPYRRLYNQGYIQAYAYTDARGVYVPADEVEEKDGKFFYQGAEVNREYGKMGKSLKNSVSPDEICEEYGADTLRVYEMSMGPLDTSRPWATKDVVGAQRFLQRAWRVVVDEESGAVRVTDDAPSEDTLRALNKAIAGVSDDYTALRDNTAAAKLIEYTNHLTKAYPGGAPRSAVEPLVLMLAPLAPHLAEELWSRLGHEKSLAHGPFPVAEEKWLVEDTVEYPIQVNGKVRSRVTVAADASREEIEKIALADEKIVALLDGKDPRKVIVVPGKMVNIVL; translated from the coding sequence GTGACCGAGCACGCGCAGCCCGCCAACCCGTCCGACGCGACCCCGCAGCACCGCTACACCGCGGAACTCGCCGGCCAGATCGAGCAGCGCTGGCAGGATCGATGGAGCGCGGAGGGCACCTTCGACGCGCCCAACCCGGTCGGCCCGCTGGCAGGCCCGGTTCCCGCCGACAAGCTGTTCGTGCAGGACATGTTCCCGTACCCGTCGGGGACGGGTCTGCACGTGGGGCACCCACTCGGCTACATCGCCACCGACGTGTTCGCCCGCTATCACCGGATGCAGGGCCACAACGTGCTGCACACGCTCGGGTACGACGCGTTCGGTCTGCCGGCGGAGCAGTACGCGGTGCAGACGGGAACGCATCCGCGGGCCACCACCGAGGCGAACATCATCAACATGAAGCGCCAGCTCCGGCGTCTCGGCCTCGGGCACGACGAGCGGCGCACGTTCGCGACCACCGACGTCGACTTCTACCACTGGACGCAGTGGATCTTCCTGCAGATCCATGACGCCTGGTTCGACAAGAAGGCTGGGAAGGCCCGGCGCATTTCCGAGCTCGAGGCGGAGTTCGCCTCGGGTGAGCGCACCGTGGAGGACGGGCGGGACTGGCAGTCGTTGTCGGTCTCCGAGAAGGAAGCCGTGCTCGACTCCTACCGGCTGGTGTACCACTCGGATTCGATGGTCAACTGGTGCCCGGGTCTGGGCACTGTCCTGGCCAACGAGGAGGTGACAGCGGACGGCCGCAGCGACCGCGGCAACTTCCCCGTGTTCCGGAAGCACCTGCAGCAGTGGATGATGCGGATCACTGCCTACGCCGACCGCCTTGTCGACGACCTCGAGTACCTGGATTGGCCCGAGAAGGTCAAGGCCATGCAGCGCAACTGGATCGGGCGCTCGCACGGTGCGCAGGTGCGATTCCAGGCCGACAGTCACGAGATCGAGGTGTTCACGACTCGTCCGGACACGCTGTTCGGCGCCACCTATGTGACTTTGGCGCCGGAGCACGACCTCGTCGACGAGCTCGTCGCCGCCGAGTGGCCCGAGGGCGTCGATCCGCGATGGACCGGCGGTGCGGCCAACCCGGCCGAAGCCGTTGCGGCGTACCGGAAGTCGATTGCGGCCAAGTCGGATCTCGAGCGTCAGGAATACAAGGAGAAGACGGGTGTCTTCCTCGGCACCTACGCGGTGAACCCCGTCAACGGGCGCGAGCTGCCGGTGTTCATCGCCGACTACGTCCTCACCGGGTACGGCACGGGCGCCATCATGGCGGTCCCCGGCCATGATCATCGTGACTACGAGTTCGCGACCGAGTTCGGTCTCGACATCGTCGAGGTGATCTCCGGTGGCGATCTCACGAAGGACGCGTACACCGGCGACGGCACCATCGTGAATTCGGACTTCCTGAACGGAATGACCGTCGCCGACGCCAAGAGGGTCATCACCGAGCGTCTCGAGGCGGACGGCACCGGTAAGGGCACCATCCAGTACAAGCTGCGCGACTGGCTGTTCGCTCGTCAGCGGTACTGGGGTGAGCCCTTCCCGATCGTGTACGACGCCGACGGCAATGCGCACGCACTGCCGGATTCCATGTTGCCGGTAGAACTTCCGGAGGTCGAGGACTACGCTCCCGTGTCCTTCGATCCCGACGACGCCTCCTCGGAGCCCTCTCCCCCGCTGGCGAAGGCTGTCGACTGGGTCAATGTCGAACTCGACCTCGGGGACGGACTGCAGACGTACCGCCGCGACACCAACGTGATGCCACAGTGGGCGGGCAGTTCGTGGTATCAGCTGCGCTACATCGACCCGACCAACCAGGACACGTTCTGCGACAAGGAGAACGAGCAGTACTGGACAGGTCCGCGGCCGGAGATCCACGGACCGAACGATCCCGGCGGCGTCGACCTGTATGTCGGCGGTGTGGAGCACGCTGTGCTGCACCTGCTGTACTCGCGGTTCTGGCACAAGGTGCTGTTCGACCTCGGCTACGTCAGCTCGAGTGAGCCGTACCGCCGCCTGTACAACCAGGGCTACATCCAGGCCTACGCCTACACCGATGCGCGCGGGGTGTACGTGCCGGCCGACGAGGTGGAGGAGAAGGACGGCAAGTTCTTCTATCAGGGCGCGGAGGTCAACCGCGAGTACGGCAAGATGGGCAAGAGCCTCAAGAACTCGGTGTCGCCGGACGAGATCTGCGAGGAGTACGGGGCCGACACCCTCCGGGTGTACGAGATGTCGATGGGCCCGCTCGACACGTCGCGTCCGTGGGCGACCAAGGACGTCGTTGGCGCTCAGCGTTTCCTGCAGCGCGCCTGGCGGGTGGTGGTCGACGAGGAGTCCGGCGCCGTGCGGGTCACGGACGACGCCCCCTCCGAGGACACCCTGCGTGCGCTGAACAAGGCGATCGCCGGGGTGAGCGACGACTACACGGCCCTGCGGGACAACACCGCGGCGGCCAAGCTGATCGAGTACACCAACCATCTCACCAAGGCCTACCCCGGCGGTGCCCCTCGCTCCGCGGTGGAGCCCCTGGTGCTCATGCTCGCGCCGCTGGCCCCGCACCTCGCGGAGGAGCTGTGGTCGCGCCTCGGCCACGAGAAGTCGCTGGCCCACGGTCCCTTCCCGGTGGCCGAGGAGAAGTGGCTGGTGGAGGACACCGTCGAGTACCCGATCCAGGTGAACGGCAAAGTCCGCAGCCGAGTCACGGTGGCGGCCGACGCGTCACGCGAGGAGATCGAGAAGATCGCGCTCGCCGACGAGAAGATCGTGGCACTGCTGGACGGCAAGGATCCGCGCAAGGTGATCGTCGTGCCGGGGAAGATGGTCAATATCGTCCTCTGA
- a CDS encoding SdpI family protein, giving the protein MLIASVVLFVLAVAVAGVALAGLTERLPRNRWAGVRTAETLRDDDAFTLANKVAGPTLLAAAGLLIIGGVAGILVGGVIGIGALLVSVVAAALTAGTGGSLGARAAAAVPAADTGACGNSCGACSLKDACQPS; this is encoded by the coding sequence GTGTTGATTGCCTCCGTCGTGCTGTTCGTCCTCGCCGTCGCCGTTGCCGGCGTCGCCCTGGCCGGCCTCACCGAACGTCTGCCGCGCAACCGGTGGGCGGGTGTCCGGACCGCCGAGACACTGCGCGACGACGACGCCTTCACCCTGGCGAACAAGGTCGCGGGCCCCACGCTTCTCGCCGCGGCCGGGCTGCTGATCATCGGTGGTGTCGCCGGAATTCTGGTCGGTGGAGTCATCGGGATCGGCGCCCTCCTGGTCAGCGTCGTCGCTGCTGCGCTCACAGCGGGTACGGGCGGATCACTCGGTGCCCGGGCGGCGGCAGCCGTGCCCGCCGCCGATACCGGTGCCTGTGGCAACTCCTGTGGAGCCTGCTCGCTGAAGGACGCCTGCCAGCCGTCCTGA
- a CDS encoding DUF1648 domain-containing protein has translation MPSSKIVDPAGAVFGVILPVVAALSGVLLTKLWEPRLPAEIATHWTTTSADGFSTPMSSAWTFALVTVLFGGGCAAVAALAPALLMMRRTMLVVGLSVVGMVSTVHVVILAVQLDVTHPADTELPLWSLGAGTVLGAGVGMIGAACLRDYRRRVSATHRPDVTLPRAAAPAAVAASVGFGTAGSGILLLLLGVVPALVVCRISGGWWPLAVFVPVGLLIVSLLRFRVIVDEDGIRVINMGMTALDYGIDEIEGARVDVVKPFDDFGGWGLKVKGPRNYGVVTRTGPAVIVTTACGDRLTVTTAEAEDMAGVLNAFADRRRE, from the coding sequence GTGCCCAGTTCGAAAATCGTCGACCCCGCTGGAGCCGTCTTCGGTGTGATCCTGCCCGTGGTAGCCGCGTTGTCCGGCGTGCTCCTGACGAAGCTGTGGGAACCCCGGCTGCCCGCGGAAATCGCCACGCATTGGACCACCACCTCGGCGGACGGTTTTTCCACCCCGATGTCCAGTGCCTGGACGTTCGCTCTCGTGACGGTCCTCTTCGGCGGTGGCTGCGCGGCCGTTGCCGCCCTCGCGCCGGCCTTGCTCATGATGCGCCGCACCATGCTCGTCGTCGGGTTGTCTGTGGTCGGGATGGTCAGCACCGTGCACGTGGTGATACTCGCCGTCCAACTCGATGTCACCCATCCGGCCGATACCGAGCTTCCGCTGTGGTCCCTCGGCGCCGGGACCGTACTCGGCGCCGGTGTCGGAATGATCGGCGCGGCGTGTCTGCGGGACTACCGGCGCCGGGTCTCGGCCACACATCGACCCGACGTCACACTGCCCCGGGCCGCCGCACCCGCCGCAGTGGCCGCATCCGTGGGTTTCGGGACAGCGGGGTCCGGAATCCTGCTTCTTCTGCTCGGCGTCGTCCCCGCCCTCGTCGTCTGCCGCATTTCCGGCGGCTGGTGGCCGCTCGCCGTGTTCGTTCCCGTCGGGCTGTTGATCGTCAGCCTCCTGCGCTTCCGTGTCATCGTGGACGAGGACGGCATCCGGGTGATCAACATGGGCATGACCGCCCTCGACTACGGCATCGACGAGATCGAGGGTGCGCGCGTCGACGTAGTCAAGCCCTTCGACGACTTCGGTGGGTGGGGGTTGAAAGTGAAGGGGCCGCGGAACTACGGCGTCGTCACCCGCACCGGGCCCGCGGTGATCGTCACCACCGCGTGCGGTGACCGATTGACCGTCACCACCGCGGAAGCCGAGGACATGGCCGGGGTCCTCAACGCATTCGCCGACCGACGGCGGGAGTGA
- a CDS encoding YqgE/AlgH family protein, producing MAHAEEPEDRMASTEPVVRPGSLLVSSTDLVEPAFRRTVIYVIEHNEAGSLGVVINRPSETAVQEVLPQWAPLAARPAALYVGGPVKRDAALCLATLRTGALIDGVAGLRRVHGRVVMVDLDSDPEVIAPLVEGVRIFAGYSGWTFGQLDSELQRDDWMVVSALPSDVVAPARIDVWAQVLRRQPLPLALLATHPIDVERN from the coding sequence GTGGCGCACGCAGAAGAACCCGAGGATCGAATGGCGTCGACGGAACCGGTGGTCCGCCCGGGGAGCTTGTTGGTCTCGTCCACCGATCTGGTCGAGCCCGCATTCCGTCGCACCGTGATTTATGTGATCGAACACAATGAGGCCGGGAGCCTCGGCGTGGTCATCAACCGCCCCAGCGAGACCGCGGTGCAGGAGGTGCTGCCACAGTGGGCACCGCTCGCCGCCCGCCCCGCCGCACTCTATGTCGGTGGTCCCGTCAAGCGGGACGCCGCGCTGTGCCTGGCCACCCTGCGGACCGGTGCGCTCATCGACGGGGTCGCGGGACTGCGCCGGGTGCACGGCCGCGTCGTGATGGTCGATCTCGACTCCGACCCCGAGGTCATCGCACCCCTGGTGGAAGGTGTCCGCATCTTCGCCGGTTACTCGGGCTGGACGTTCGGGCAGCTCGACTCGGAGCTGCAGCGTGACGACTGGATGGTGGTGTCCGCGCTGCCGTCGGACGTCGTGGCGCCGGCCCGCATCGACGTCTGGGCCCAGGTCCTGCGACGTCAGCCTCTTCCTCTCGCCCTGTTGGCCACTCACCCGATCGACGTCGAGCGCAACTGA
- a CDS encoding MFS transporter yields MAEQLGNPRGRREAWRRTAHTLRRSPGLARLATVRFASQFGDGMFQAALGGAILFNPERETDPLAIAAGFAVLLLPYSVIGPYAGALLDRWDRRTVLLWANVLRGVLILVTAALLGSGAGEFPILLLALAAIGVSRFVLAGVSAALPRVVHKSWLVATNSVLTTTGSVVSALGATTSVAVVGVAGAGDRGSGIAVAAAAVGSVVAALAASRFHRRLLGPHADERADYGVVRAVASGLRNGAVAVWRSPGVTTAMIGIGTHRIVFGANTLIMVLVLRDTSRAGSLPGGLAGFGVAVGATAAGMLLAAISTPFTIPRIGRSRTITTALVLALVAQTTLVATLTQASLLWGALVLGFAGQSIKLSGDAAMQIDIKDDRRGQVFALQDTVFNVAFIASIAAAALVIAPDGRSLGLVLAGSALYALGLGAALLNARRGRP; encoded by the coding sequence ATGGCGGAACAGCTCGGCAACCCGCGAGGACGACGGGAGGCGTGGCGTCGTACCGCGCACACCCTGCGCCGGTCGCCCGGGCTGGCCCGGCTTGCGACCGTGCGATTTGCCAGCCAGTTCGGCGACGGAATGTTTCAGGCAGCGCTGGGTGGCGCCATCTTGTTCAATCCCGAGCGCGAGACCGACCCGCTGGCGATCGCCGCCGGCTTCGCGGTATTGCTGCTTCCCTACTCGGTGATCGGACCCTACGCGGGGGCACTCCTCGACCGCTGGGATCGTCGGACGGTGCTGCTGTGGGCCAATGTCCTACGTGGAGTACTGATTCTGGTGACCGCCGCCCTTCTGGGGTCCGGGGCCGGAGAGTTCCCGATCCTTCTCCTCGCCCTCGCCGCCATCGGTGTCAGTAGGTTCGTACTCGCCGGCGTCTCCGCCGCGCTACCGCGCGTGGTCCACAAATCGTGGCTGGTCGCCACCAACTCCGTGCTCACCACCACCGGTTCGGTAGTGTCCGCTCTCGGAGCCACAACATCCGTCGCCGTCGTCGGTGTCGCGGGCGCAGGCGACCGCGGGTCCGGTATCGCCGTCGCCGCCGCCGCGGTCGGTTCCGTGGTCGCCGCTCTCGCGGCGTCCCGATTCCATCGTCGGCTTCTCGGCCCACACGCGGATGAACGGGCGGATTACGGAGTGGTCCGTGCCGTCGCGTCGGGACTGCGCAACGGAGCCGTGGCCGTGTGGCGGTCCCCGGGCGTCACCACCGCCATGATCGGCATCGGCACGCATCGGATCGTGTTCGGCGCCAACACGCTGATCATGGTCCTCGTGCTGCGAGACACGTCCAGGGCCGGTTCCCTACCGGGAGGACTGGCCGGGTTCGGTGTCGCGGTCGGCGCGACCGCAGCGGGGATGCTGCTCGCCGCGATCTCCACACCGTTCACCATTCCGCGAATCGGTCGCTCCCGCACCATCACCACCGCGTTGGTCCTCGCCCTTGTGGCGCAGACGACGCTCGTGGCGACCCTGACCCAGGCCTCCCTGCTGTGGGGTGCACTGGTTCTCGGATTCGCCGGGCAGTCGATCAAGCTGAGCGGCGACGCCGCCATGCAGATCGACATCAAAGACGACCGCCGCGGGCAGGTGTTCGCGCTCCAGGACACGGTGTTCAACGTGGCGTTCATCGCGTCGATCGCCGCCGCAGCCCTCGTGATCGCCCCCGACGGCCGATCACTCGGATTGGTACTGGCCGGTTCGGCCCTTTACGCCCTGGGACTCGGCGCTGCCCTACTCAACGCACGTCGCGGCCGACCCTGA
- a CDS encoding DUF4185 domain-containing protein, whose product MVEKSWSVAGAPLCVAAVVAATIGFSAGPAAAETNSWLPVNICGETGFNPAKEPPTPGGPLLPPIPPTIAIPIPYPDFVPVPVPGPTVDQTRVAQDLPADPCADPCPDLTDEIEEPQPEVGSSGSSGSSALHIPKIEIDPRPETIPIPVPGGPGPAPQPAPPVQINPAERGSLTEALGTPAVGDVRLVSQLTGHGSDNRTDKRWQVDGTDLGIIWETKPGEVAIAFGDTFGKDWNPPGAFGEDWRSNVLGHSTDTDLSDGMTIDSMVQDSRCHAAEIIDSRHIPNFETTTIPTSGFTIGNRQFLSYMSVKRWSVVPGMWYTNYGGIAYSDDNGQTWTKDQHAKWHNIFGARFQVSAMVPHGDYVYMFGTPNGRIGTIGLARVPVDQVLNTTSYQYWSNGTWTPVSEHLATPIVGGVASELSVRYDTGTGTWLMSYLEPIGGRIILRQSSSPQGVWSGGATLVDTTDYPKAYGGFIHPWSTGKDLYFTMSEWDSYNVYLMHASLR is encoded by the coding sequence GTGGTCGAGAAGTCCTGGTCTGTTGCCGGAGCACCGTTGTGCGTCGCCGCCGTCGTCGCGGCAACGATCGGGTTTTCGGCAGGTCCCGCTGCGGCGGAGACGAATTCGTGGTTGCCGGTGAACATCTGTGGCGAGACCGGGTTCAACCCGGCCAAGGAGCCCCCGACTCCCGGTGGTCCGCTGCTACCGCCGATACCGCCGACCATCGCCATCCCGATTCCGTACCCAGACTTCGTGCCGGTGCCGGTCCCCGGACCCACCGTCGATCAGACTCGCGTGGCACAAGATCTACCTGCCGACCCCTGCGCGGACCCGTGCCCGGACCTCACCGACGAGATCGAGGAACCCCAGCCGGAGGTCGGCTCGTCGGGATCTTCCGGGTCGAGCGCGCTGCACATTCCGAAGATCGAAATCGACCCACGCCCGGAGACCATTCCGATCCCCGTCCCCGGCGGCCCGGGTCCCGCGCCGCAGCCCGCACCCCCGGTGCAGATCAACCCGGCCGAACGGGGCTCCCTCACCGAAGCACTCGGCACCCCGGCGGTCGGTGACGTGCGCCTGGTGTCGCAGCTGACGGGCCACGGTTCGGACAATCGGACCGACAAGCGCTGGCAGGTGGACGGCACGGACCTCGGCATCATCTGGGAGACGAAGCCCGGGGAGGTGGCCATCGCCTTCGGTGACACCTTCGGTAAGGACTGGAATCCGCCCGGCGCCTTCGGGGAAGACTGGCGCAGCAACGTTCTCGGGCACAGCACGGACACCGACCTGTCCGACGGCATGACCATCGACAGCATGGTGCAGGACAGCCGCTGCCACGCCGCCGAGATCATCGACAGCCGGCACATCCCCAACTTCGAGACGACGACCATTCCCACGTCGGGGTTCACGATCGGCAACCGGCAGTTCCTGAGCTACATGTCGGTGAAACGGTGGAGTGTGGTGCCCGGCATGTGGTACACGAACTACGGCGGCATCGCGTACTCCGACGACAACGGTCAGACGTGGACCAAGGACCAGCACGCCAAGTGGCACAACATTTTCGGCGCCCGTTTCCAGGTGTCGGCCATGGTCCCCCACGGCGACTACGTGTACATGTTCGGCACTCCGAACGGGCGCATCGGCACCATCGGTCTGGCCCGGGTGCCCGTCGATCAGGTACTCAACACCACGTCGTACCAGTACTGGTCGAACGGAACATGGACGCCGGTCTCCGAACATCTCGCGACCCCGATCGTCGGTGGGGTGGCCAGCGAGCTGTCGGTTCGTTACGACACCGGCACCGGCACGTGGCTGATGAGCTACCTCGAGCCCATCGGCGGGCGGATCATCCTCCGCCAATCCTCGTCCCCACAGGGCGTTTGGTCCGGCGGAGCCACTCTCGTCGACACCACCGACTACCCGAAGGCGTACGGCGGCTTCATCCATCCGTGGTCCACCGGCAAGGACCTGTACTTCACGATGTCGGAGTGGGACAGCTACAACGTGTACCTGATGCACGCGTCCCTGCGCTGA
- a CDS encoding PaaI family thioesterase, which yields MTDLTTSAASAFVAAAGLELDEVSGTKVVGHIDLSAEHHTPWGVVHGGVYTTAVESAASIGASTAVADRGQFAVGVHNGTDFIRSRTEGRVDVVALPIQQGRIQQLWSVVITASDTGKEVARGQVRLQNVPLPGSG from the coding sequence ATGACCGACCTGACCACGTCCGCGGCGAGCGCTTTCGTCGCCGCTGCCGGCCTAGAACTCGACGAGGTATCGGGCACGAAAGTCGTCGGCCACATCGATCTGTCCGCCGAGCACCACACGCCGTGGGGGGTCGTGCACGGTGGCGTCTACACGACGGCAGTCGAGAGCGCCGCGAGTATCGGTGCGAGCACGGCAGTGGCAGACCGCGGCCAGTTCGCGGTCGGTGTGCACAACGGCACCGACTTCATCCGGTCCCGCACCGAAGGTCGCGTCGACGTGGTGGCCCTACCGATTCAGCAGGGCCGTATCCAGCAGTTGTGGTCGGTGGTCATCACCGCTTCCGACACCGGCAAAGAGGTGGCCCGTGGACAGGTTCGTCTGCAGAATGTGCCGCTGCCCGGTTCCGGATAG
- a CDS encoding Mut7-C RNAse domain-containing protein, giving the protein MLMPEPLRQCEFRFYEELNDFLAPESRKRTFAHYFIGTPSVKDRIEALGVPHTEVDLVLVDQISVDFAHRLVGGERVTVYPVFERVDITGLTRLRPRPLRESSFVLDVHLGRLAGYLRLLGFDTRYRNDFADTELVEISVSEHRIVLTRDTGLLKRAAVTHGAFLHETDPRRQLREVLDRFDLHTRIAPFTRCAGCNGTLTTVSWDEARHEVPPGVAERERDFSRCRNCGHLYWPGSHLSRLRRRLHEVGVDLGPIPQEA; this is encoded by the coding sequence ATGCTGATGCCTGAACCGCTTCGCCAGTGCGAGTTCCGCTTCTACGAGGAGCTGAACGACTTCCTCGCGCCGGAGTCGCGGAAGCGCACATTCGCGCATTACTTCATCGGCACACCCTCGGTGAAGGACCGCATCGAAGCGCTGGGCGTGCCGCACACCGAAGTTGACCTCGTGCTCGTCGACCAGATCTCGGTCGACTTCGCGCACCGCCTCGTCGGGGGCGAACGGGTCACGGTGTATCCCGTGTTCGAACGCGTCGACATCACGGGTCTCACTCGACTGCGACCGCGACCGTTACGCGAATCCTCGTTCGTCCTCGACGTGCATCTCGGCCGGCTCGCCGGCTATCTCCGGTTACTCGGCTTCGACACCCGGTACCGCAACGACTTCGCCGACACCGAACTGGTCGAGATTTCGGTGTCCGAGCACCGGATCGTCCTCACCCGCGACACCGGCCTCCTCAAGCGTGCGGCAGTGACTCACGGCGCCTTCCTGCACGAGACCGATCCACGCCGCCAGCTACGGGAAGTACTGGACCGCTTCGACCTCCACACACGGATCGCGCCGTTCACCCGATGCGCGGGGTGCAATGGGACCTTGACCACGGTGTCCTGGGACGAGGCACGCCATGAGGTGCCGCCCGGAGTGGCGGAACGGGAGCGCGACTTCAGTCGGTGCCGGAACTGCGGCCACCTCTACTGGCCGGGCAGCCACCTTTCCCGGTTACGCCGTCGCCTGCACGAGGTGGGCGTGGATCTGGGGCCGATCCCTCAGGAGGCGTGA